The following are encoded together in the Salvia hispanica cultivar TCC Black 2014 chromosome 6, UniMelb_Shisp_WGS_1.0, whole genome shotgun sequence genome:
- the LOC125192893 gene encoding auxin-responsive protein SAUR36-like: MGRIRGFSLKHRVATIFRRGFRRGYRRLGSNPGRVEPLSRLFRWINAKAKAILCKNMGRYIRVGQDEIPKGYMAVYVGQKEGDFERILVPVVFINHPLFGDLLKEAENEFGYSHPGGLTIPCRISEFESVQTRIKAGQCTRKLLSWKKTHTGLMESRV; the protein is encoded by the coding sequence ATGGGCAGAATACGAGGTTTCTCGCTCAAACACCGCGTCGCCACAATTTTCCGGCGAGGTTTCCGGCGTGGATACCGCCGCCTCGGGAGCAATCCGGGTCGGGTCGAACCGTTGTCGAGGCTGTTCAGGTGGATCAACGCGAAAGCGAAGGCGATATTATGCAAGAATATGGGTCGATATATCCGGGTCGGGCAAGACGAGATACCGAAAGGGTATATGGCGGTTTACGTGGGCCAAAAAGAGGGCGATTTTGAGAGGATTTTGGTGCCGGTTGTGTTTATAAACCATCCGTTGTTTGGGGATTTGCTGAAGGAGGCAGAAAACGAATTCGGGTATAGCCATCCGGGTGGGCTGACTATACCGTGTCGGATCTCGGAGTTTGAGAGTGTCCAGACCCGGATCAAGGCGGGTCAGTGTACCCGGAAGTTGCTGTCGTGGAAAAAAACGCATACCGGTTTAATGGAGTCTAGAGTTTGA